One window of the Camelina sativa cultivar DH55 chromosome 1, Cs, whole genome shotgun sequence genome contains the following:
- the LOC104706719 gene encoding uncharacterized protein LOC104706719: protein MSKVYDWFEERLEIQAIADDITSKYVPPHVNIFYCLGGITLTCFLVQVATGFAMTFYYRPTVTEAFASVQYIMTEANFGWLIRSVHRWSASMMVLMMILHVFRVYLTGGFKKPRELTWVTDVVLGVLTASIGVTGYSLPWDQIGYWAVKIVTGVPDAIPVIGSPLVELLRGSASVGQSTLTRFYSLHTFVLPLLTAVFMLMHFLMIRKQGISGPL, encoded by the exons ATGAGT AAAGTTTATGATTGGTTCGAAGAACGTCTTGAGATTCAGGCGATTGCAGATGATATAACTAGTAAATATGTTCCTCCACATGTCAACATATTTTATTGTCTAGGTGGAATTACCCTTACTTGTTTTTTAGTACAAGTAGCTACGGGATTTGCTATGACTTTTTATTACCGTCCAACCGTTACTGAAGCTTTTGCTTCTGTTCAATATATAATGACTGAAGCTAACTTTGGTTGGTTAATCCGATCAGTTCATAGATGGTCGGCAAGTATGATGGTCCTAATGATGATCTTGCACGTATTTCGTGTATACCTCACCGGTGGTTTTAAAAAACCTCGCGAATTAACTTGGGTTACTGATGTGGTTCTGGGTGTATTGACCGCATCTATTGGTGTAACAGGTTATTCTTTACCTTGGGATCAAATTGGTTATTGGGCAGTCAAAATTGTAACAGGTGTACCTGACGCTATTCCGGTAATAGGATCACCTCTTGTAGAATTATTACGCGGAAGTGCTAGTGTTGGACAATCCACTTTGACTCGTTTTTATAGTTTACACACTTTTGTATTACCTCTTCTTACGGCCGTCTTTATGTTAATGCATTTCCTAATGATACGTAAGCAAGGTATTTCTGGTCCcttataa
- the LOC109125628 gene encoding uncharacterized protein LOC109125628 — protein sequence MENQILAKDLFHKSSSIIGFIKRMASYDEQTRLYTVRLTNIFNNNPSKTITLPSLIIDQTEHLRNVSVSDDCVVAARFYGSRVILCGLGDSEWTRIDVPCPAFRLSPVMYSDRDSKFYLNSISSDYTGPAVRPISPLNPNPV from the coding sequence ATGGAGAATCAGATTCTGGCCAAGGATCTCTTCCATAAATCCTCAAGTATAATAGGATTCATCAAGAGGATGGCTAGCTATGATGAACAAACAAGATTATACACAGTTCGTCTCACCAACATCTTCAACAACAACCCTTCAAAGACAATCACCTTACCTTCCTTAATCATAGACCAAACTGAACACCTCCGCAATGTCTCTGTCTCCGACGATTGTGTTGTCGCCGCTAGGTTTTACGGTTCTAGGGTGATCCTTTGTGGACTTGGTGACTCGGAGTGGACTCGCATCGACGTACCTTGCCCTGCCTTCCGTTTATCTCCCGTCATGTATTCAGACCGAGACAGTAAGTTCTACTTGAACAGTATCAGCTCTGACTACACCGGTCCGGCGGTCCGACCGATTTCACCTCTAAATCCAAATCCGGTCTAG
- the LOC104787939 gene encoding calmodulin-like protein 11, protein MEETQQQQKQQELTHEQITEFKEAFCLFDKDGDGCITAAELATVIRSLDQNPTEQELQDMITEIDSDGNGTIEFSEFLNLMANQIQETDVDEELKEAFKVFDKDQNGYISATELRHVMINLGEKLTDEEVDQMIKEADLDGDGQVNYDEFVRMMMTNG, encoded by the exons ATGGaagaaacacaacaacaacaaaaacaacaagaactGACGCATGAACAGATAACGGAGTTTAAAGAGGCCTTTTGTCTCTTCGACAAAGATGGTGATGGTTGCATCACTGCTGCTGAACTTGCCACTGTCATCCGCTCGTTGGATCAGAACCCTACCGAACAAGAGCTTCAAGATATGATCACTGAGATCGACTCCGATGGCAACGGCACCATCGAATTCTCTGAGTTTCTCAACCTCATGGCCAACCAAATCCAG GAAACTGATGTAGACGAAGAGCTCAAAGAAGCATTCAAAGTGTTTGACAAAGACCAAAATGGTTACATCTCTGCCACTGAG CTGAGGCATGTGATGATCAATCTTGGGGAGAAGCTAACTGATGAAGAGGTTGATCAAATGATAAAAGAGGCAGATTTGGACGGTGATGGCCAAGTCAATTATGATGAATTTGTCAGGATGATGATGACCAATGGTTAA
- the LOC104787949 gene encoding guanine nucleotide-binding protein subunit gamma 2 has protein sequence MEVGSSNSSGQLSGRVVDTRGKHRIQAELKRLEQEARFLEEELELLERMDNASASCKEFLDSVDSKPDPLLLETTGPVNETWDQWFEGPKETKRCGCSIL, from the exons ATGGAAGTGGGTAGCTCCAATTCATCGGGTCAGCTTTCAGGGCGGGTCGTTGATACAAGAGGCAAACACAGGATTCAAGCTGAACTCAAAAGGCTTGAACAAGAAGCTAGATTCTTAGag GAAGAGCTGGAGCTGCTTGAGAGGATGGACAATGCATCAGCGTCCTGCAAAGA GTTCTTAGACAGTGTTGACAGCAAACctgatcctcttcttcttga AACAACAGGTCCGGTGAATGAGACATGGGATCAATGGTTCGAAGGCcctaaagaaacaaaacgatGTGGCTGCTCCATTCTTTGA
- the LOC104787958 gene encoding ADP-ribosylation factor-like protein 5, with translation MGAFMSRFWFMMFPSKEYKIVVVGLDNAGKTTTLYKLHLGEVVTTHPTVGSNVEELVYKNIRFEVWDLGGQDRLRTSWATYYRGTHAVIVVIDSTDRARISFMKDELARILGHEDLQNSVILVFANKQDLKDAMTPAEITDALNLHSIKNHDWHIQASCAVTGEGLYDGLGWIAQKVTGKATS, from the exons atgggagcATTCATGTCTAGGTTTTGGTTCATGATGTTTCCTTCAAAAGAGTATAAGATTGTGGTTGTTGGTTTGGATAATGCTGGTAAAACGACGACCCTTTATAAACTTCACTTGGGTGAAGTTGTCACTACTCATCCTACTGTTGGTAGCAATGTTGAAGAGCTTGTCTACAAGAATATCCGCTTTGAG GTTTGGGATCTTGGTGGGCAAGATAGACTAAGGACTTCATGGGCAACATACTATCGTGGAACACATGCTGTGATTGTGGTTATCGATAGCACAGACAGAGCTCGAATCTCTTTCATGAAAGATGAGCTCGCCAGGATACTTGGTCACGAGGATCTTCAAAACTCGGTCATCCTTGTTTTTGCAAACAAACAGGATCTGAAAGATGCCATGACTCCTGCTGAGATCACGGATGCACTTAACCTTCACAGTATCAAGAACCATGACTGGCATATTCAAGCAAGTTGTGCAGTTACTGGAGAAGGGTTGTATGATGGGCTCGGTTGGATTGCCCAGAAAGTTACCGGTAAAGCCACGAGTTAA